The proteins below are encoded in one region of Reichenbachiella sp. 5M10:
- a CDS encoding NAD-binding protein has product MIGGLALLTLVLVFILAVILILSGIHPDQSVSFTIFDSLWENMIHMLDPGTLGDTDSDWGMRSYLLFVTLIGVVVLSTLIGLVSNGILTKIEELRKGRSFVIENDHTLILGWSSKIFTIISELIEANENLKEGVIVILADKDKVEMEDEIKLKVGDTRNTRVICRTGDPIDIDDIHIANPFESKSIIILDKDNENSDSQIIKTIVAIVTNPKREELRERPYHITAEITHSKNLEVAKMVGKDEVELILSDDFISRIMVQTSRQSGLSVVYIELMDYDGDEIYFTDEKTESLVGKTFRDIIFAYEESAIMGIQFSDGTVAINPPMDTVFNHGDKVIGITEDDDTLIPSGRTDFGIDSSRFARPNDPSQKDEKILLIGWNHRAKNIIRELDQYTPYGSVVKVVSKFEDPIPVIEKLQPSLKNLTVEFFKAETTERETLEDLDIPSFDYIMLLCYEQHYPVQEADAQTLITLLHIRSIAERTEKHLNLVSEMIDMKNRQLADITSADDFIVSDKLLSLMMTQVSENKYLMRVFEDLFDADGSEIYIKPAKEYVTVGEPVNFYTVLESAAKMNQVAIGYRILAQSKNVDAQYGVVVNPNKAEYIKFAENDEIIVLSED; this is encoded by the coding sequence TTGATTGGAGGACTAGCTCTTCTGACTTTGGTTTTGGTTTTTATTTTGGCAGTGATTCTGATTTTGTCCGGTATACATCCGGATCAATCTGTTTCATTTACGATTTTTGATTCCCTTTGGGAAAACATGATCCATATGTTGGACCCAGGGACGCTGGGGGATACGGATAGCGATTGGGGGATGCGTAGTTATCTTCTTTTTGTGACATTGATCGGGGTAGTTGTATTATCTACACTGATTGGTTTGGTATCCAATGGTATCTTGACGAAAATTGAAGAGCTAAGAAAGGGGCGTTCTTTTGTGATTGAGAATGATCATACCTTGATTTTAGGATGGTCATCCAAAATTTTCACCATCATTTCTGAATTGATAGAAGCCAACGAAAACCTCAAGGAAGGGGTGATTGTGATCTTGGCAGACAAAGACAAAGTGGAAATGGAGGATGAGATCAAACTCAAAGTAGGGGATACACGCAACACACGAGTGATTTGTCGTACGGGGGACCCGATTGATATCGATGACATTCACATTGCCAACCCATTTGAGTCCAAGTCTATTATCATCCTAGACAAGGACAATGAAAATTCGGATTCACAAATCATAAAAACGATCGTAGCGATCGTGACCAACCCAAAACGAGAGGAGCTGCGTGAGCGACCTTATCACATCACAGCAGAGATCACCCATAGCAAAAATTTGGAAGTAGCGAAGATGGTCGGCAAGGACGAAGTAGAATTGATTTTGTCCGATGATTTTATCTCAAGAATCATGGTGCAGACGAGTCGTCAGTCTGGGTTGAGTGTGGTTTATATCGAGCTCATGGATTATGATGGCGATGAGATCTACTTCACGGATGAGAAGACCGAGAGTTTGGTAGGCAAGACCTTTAGGGATATTATTTTTGCTTACGAGGAATCTGCCATCATGGGGATTCAGTTTAGCGACGGTACAGTAGCAATCAACCCTCCGATGGATACGGTATTCAACCATGGAGACAAGGTCATCGGTATCACCGAAGATGACGATACATTGATCCCATCTGGACGTACAGATTTTGGGATAGATTCGAGTCGTTTTGCGCGACCAAATGACCCGAGTCAAAAGGATGAAAAGATTCTTTTGATTGGATGGAATCATCGAGCCAAAAATATCATTCGTGAATTGGATCAGTATACACCGTACGGTTCTGTGGTCAAGGTGGTCTCTAAATTTGAGGACCCCATTCCAGTGATCGAAAAACTACAGCCATCACTCAAAAACCTCACCGTTGAGTTTTTCAAAGCAGAGACGACAGAGAGAGAGACATTGGAGGATTTGGATATCCCTAGTTTTGATTACATCATGTTGCTGTGCTACGAGCAGCATTACCCTGTGCAGGAGGCAGATGCTCAGACGCTCATCACGCTGCTGCACATCAGAAGTATCGCTGAGCGTACAGAAAAGCATCTCAATCTCGTCAGTGAGATGATTGATATGAAGAATCGCCAATTGGCAGACATTACCAGTGCCGATGATTTCATCGTGAGTGACAAGTTGCTCAGTTTGATGATGACGCAGGTCTCTGAAAATAAATACTTGATGAGAGTGTTTGAAGACTTGTTTGATGCGGATGGATCAGAGATATATATCAAACCTGCCAAAGAGTACGTGACAGTGGGTGAACCGGTGAATTTCTATACCGTCCTCGAGTCAGCCGCCAAGATGAACCAAGTAGCTATCGGGTATAGAATTCTTGCACAAAGCAAAAATGTAGACGCCCAGTATGGAGTGGTAGTCAACCCAAACAAGGCAGAGTACATCAAGTTTGCCGAGAATGATGAA